Proteins from a genomic interval of Nautilia sp. PV-1:
- a CDS encoding DUF3343 domain-containing protein — protein sequence MAELKYLPAGVRLHFKELVYKLTDDLNRYYYFHFEDIPTGLKAEKLLKDYNIKSIPTPDEIFEDCGVSILTTDKETIKDVLLKEGINFEIWKYENGFKKIEGEIVPNEKGTCKI from the coding sequence ATGGCTGAATTAAAATACTTACCTGCGGGAGTAAGACTTCATTTTAAAGAACTTGTTTACAAACTGACTGATGATTTAAACAGGTATTATTACTTTCATTTTGAAGATATTCCAACCGGATTAAAAGCTGAAAAACTGTTAAAAGACTACAATATCAAATCAATTCCGACACCTGACGAAATATTTGAAGACTGCGGAGTGTCAATACTGACTACTGACAAAGAAACTATTAAAGATGTTTTATTAAAAGAAGGAATAAATTTTGAAATCTGGAAATATGAAAACGGATTTAAAAAAATAGAAGGAGAAATTGTTCCAAATGAAAAAGGAACATGTAAAATATAA
- a CDS encoding peptidylprolyl isomerase, with product MKKLLFTLGLVILLNAQVIDKIIATVNNIPITSYEVDTTAKKMNISKQKALNYLLDQKLIQSEIKKRGIEVDDFEVENAMEKIAKQNGLSLFEFKNILMQKGELDKVKKQIKQNLLKEKLFDQIVQTKLNISDDEIKNYYKNHKNDFKVFNTVQVTKYSANNKEILNKIKSNPLANANVKTSTQVYSYNELPVGLLFLFKQTKVGEFTPIINDGLGYSMYFIDRKDGSAYIPFDKVKNAIANKIAAEKREMILKDYFSKLKNRAYIKFYK from the coding sequence ATGAAAAAATTACTGTTTACATTAGGACTGGTAATATTATTAAACGCACAGGTGATAGATAAAATAATTGCAACTGTTAATAATATTCCTATTACTTCATATGAAGTTGACACAACTGCAAAAAAAATGAATATTTCTAAACAGAAAGCTTTAAATTATCTTTTGGATCAAAAACTTATTCAGAGCGAAATAAAAAAAAGAGGAATAGAAGTTGATGATTTTGAAGTAGAAAACGCAATGGAAAAGATTGCTAAACAAAACGGGCTTAGTTTATTCGAATTTAAAAACATATTAATGCAAAAAGGCGAATTGGATAAAGTAAAAAAACAGATAAAACAGAATCTTTTAAAAGAAAAGCTTTTTGATCAGATTGTTCAGACTAAATTAAATATATCTGACGATGAAATAAAAAATTATTATAAAAATCATAAAAATGATTTTAAAGTTTTTAATACTGTCCAGGTAACAAAATACAGTGCGAATAACAAAGAAATATTAAATAAAATAAAATCAAATCCTTTAGCTAACGCAAATGTAAAAACGTCTACTCAGGTTTACAGTTATAATGAATTGCCTGTAGGACTTTTATTTTTATTTAAACAGACCAAAGTAGGGGAATTTACTCCTATTATTAACGACGGGTTAGGATATAGCATGTATTTTATTGACAGAAAAGACGGAAGTGCGTATATACCGTTTGATAAAGTCAAAAACGCAATAGCAAATAAAATTGCGGCTGAAAAAAGAGAAATGATTTTAAAAGACTATTTTTCCAAACTGAAAAACAGAGCTTATATAAAATTTTATAAATAA
- a CDS encoding MarR family winged helix-turn-helix transcriptional regulator, with amino-acid sequence MQYNKETSVGYALTTTLNLLRKNFNREIKNYDLSSEQYGVLKLVSESEKLTPTQISELLNRDKATITRIIKSLDHKGLIQKESINNRSFYIKLTKNGREMLKKADDIAFKYHKMIMDKIGEKDIKHMLETLKKIRELF; translated from the coding sequence TACAACATTAAATTTGCTTAGAAAAAATTTCAATAGGGAAATAAAAAATTATGATTTAAGTTCAGAGCAGTATGGTGTTTTGAAACTCGTTTCAGAATCAGAAAAACTGACACCGACACAGATATCCGAACTTTTAAACAGGGACAAGGCTACTATTACCAGAATTATTAAATCTTTGGATCATAAAGGCTTAATACAAAAAGAGAGTATTAATAACCGTTCTTTTTATATCAAACTGACAAAAAACGGCAGGGAAATGTTGAAAAAAGCCGATGATATTGCGTTTAAATACCATAAAATGATAATGGATAAAATCGGAGAAAAAGATATAAAACATATGCTTGAAACATTAAAAAAAATCAGAGAATTATTTTAA